A region from the Buteo buteo chromosome 19, bButBut1.hap1.1, whole genome shotgun sequence genome encodes:
- the TSPAN9 gene encoding tetraspanin-9 isoform X2 produces the protein MARGCLCCLKYMMFLFNLIFWLCGCGLLGVGIWLSVSQGNFATFSPSFPSLSAANLVIAIGTVIMVTGFLGCLGAIKENKCLLLSFFIVLLIILLAELILLILFFVYMDKVSESAKKDLKEGMKLYNSENNVGLKNAWNIIQAEMKCCGVNDFTDWYPVLGENTVPDRCCTENSQDCGRNSTELVWKTGCYERVMTWFDENKHVLGSVGMCILIMQILGMAFSMTLFQQIHRTGKKYDA, from the exons TTATGTGGCTGTGGACTGCTGGGTGTGGGCATCTGGCTGTCAGTGTCGCAAGGAAACTTCGCCACATTTTCTCCCAGCTTTCCGTCGCTTTCAGCTGCCAACCTAGTCATTGCCATTGGCACAGTCATCATGGTGACCGGCTTTCTGGGCTGCCTAGGTGCTATCAAGGAAAACAAGTGCCTCCTGTTGAGC tttttcatCGTTTTGCTGATAATTCTCCTGGCAGAGCTGATATTactcattttgttctttgtttatATGGACAAG GTCAGTGAGAGTGCAAAGAAGGATTTGAAGGAAGGTATGAAGCTAtacaattcagaaaataatgttgGACTGAAAAATGCATGGAATATTATTCAAGCAGAG ATGAAATGCTGTGGTGTGAATGACTTTACGGATTGGTACCCAGTGCTGGGAGAAAACACTGTCCCAGACCGATGTTGTACGGAAAACTCACAAGACTGTGGACGGAACTCCACCGAATTAGTGTGGAAAACG GGATGTTATGAGAGAGTTATGACCTGGTTCGATGAGAATAAGCATGTCCTCGGTTCAGTTGGGATGTGCATCCTCATAATGCAG attcTTGGCATGGCCTTCTCCATGACACTCTTCCAGCAGATTCACAGGACTGGCAAAAAATACGATGCCTAA